From Oryza sativa Japonica Group chromosome 4, ASM3414082v1, one genomic window encodes:
- the LOC4335588 gene encoding cysteine-rich receptor-like protein kinase 44 isoform X1: MDDKENTLEHARVMPVDLTYKKLEEITNGFSEEHKVGSGGYGVVYKGVLENNTEIAIKKLHQMVGLDDVQFKKEFNNLMRVQHKNIIGLVGYCYEIRHKHIKVDGDYHFSRMEERALCFEYLHRGSLDKYLSGMTCILLNLHGLYMYYFVDETCGLDWHTRYKIIKGICEGLDYLHNGRPEDQIVHLDLKPANILLDENKMPKIADFGLSRLFGSTQTFTTRTFIGTVGYMPPEYIERRHISMKFDVFSLGVIIIEIMAGQSGRSTSAEMSPQQFIDTVQEKWKKRMQEISSHTSSHEADSLEVKTCIEIAVRCVEPDRKKRPTLREIIDKLNELENVRKALIGQSSAGCKSERLVIDPLEVRFPFEKDRDVSCVLQLTNRSADRVAFAVQVDESKYRAVPDRGVVQPRSRRYIVATSRAQASAPTNLQRDDSFLLRSKRVEGSADDDFAEDFEKLMGKAVDGETMRLPVVYIALPLPPSS; this comes from the exons ATGGATGACAAGGAGAACACGTTAGAGCATGCAAGAGTGATGCCCGTGGACCTTACATACAAAAAGTTAGAAGAAATTACAAATGGTTTCTCTGAGGAGCACAAAGTTGGCAGTGGTGGGTATGGAGTTGTTTACAAG GGAGTACTGGAAAATAACACAGAGATTGCTATCAAGAAGCTACATCAAATGGTAGGACTGGACGATGTGCAATTTAAGAAAGAATTTAATAACCTTATGAGGGTCCAGCATAAGAATATTATAGGGTTAGTTGGATACTGCTATGAAATACGACACAAACATATCAAGGTGGATGGAGATTACCATTTTTCTAGAATGGAAGAAAGAGCACTTTGCTTCGAATATTTGCACCGTGGAAGCCTTGACAAGTATCTTTCTGGTATGACATGCATACTTCTCAATCTACATGGACTATACATGTACTATTTTGTAG ATGAAACATGTGGACTTGATTGGCACACACGTTACAAAATAATCAAGGGGATTTGTGAGGGTTTAGATTACCTTCACAATGGTCGTCCAGAAGATCAAATTGTTCATTTGGACTTGAAACCTGCTAATATATTACTGGATGAGAACAAAATGCCAAAAATTGCTGATTTCGGTTTGTCAAGACTCTTTGGTTCAACACAAACTTTTACGACAAGAACTTTTATTGGAACAGT TGGGTACATGCCGCCAGAATACATTGAGAGACGCCATATCTCAATGAAGTTTGATGTATTCAGTTTGGGTGTTATAATCATAGAGATAATGGCAGGACAATCGGGCCGTTCTACAAGTGCTGAAATGTCTCCCCAACAATTTATTGATACT GTACAAGAGAAATGGAAAAAGAGGATGCAGGAAATTTCGAGTCATACATCATCACATGAGGCAGATAGCCTAGAAGTCAAGACATGCATCGAAATAGCTGTAAGGTGTGTAGAACCCGACCGAAAGAAAAGGCCTACTCTGAGGGAGATTATTGATAAACTGAACGAGTTAGAAAATGTGAGGAAGGCACTTATAGGCCAG AGCTCAGCTGGGTGTAAATCGGAGCGCCTTGTGATCGACCCTCTGGAGGTGCGCTTCCCATTTGAGAAGGACAGGGATGTATCCTGCGTGCTGCAGCTGACGAACAGGTCCGCCGATCGCGTGGCGTTCGCCGTGCAGGTGGACGAGTCCAAGTACCGCGCGGTGCCGGACAGGGGCGTCGTGCAGCCGCGGTCCAGGCGGTACATCGTCGCGACGTCGCGAGCGCAGGCGAGCGCGCCGACCAACTTGCAGCGCGACGACTCGTTCCTCCTGCGGAGCAAGAGGGTGGAGGGCAGCGCCGACGACGACTTTGCGGAAGACTTCGAAAAGCTGATGGGCAAGGCGGTGGATGGGGAGACGATGAGGCTGCCGGTTGTCTATATCGCACTGCCTCTACCTCCTAGCAGTTAA
- the LOC4335588 gene encoding cysteine-rich receptor-like protein kinase 44 isoform X2, protein MDDKENTLEHARVMPVDLTYKKLEEITNGFSEEHKVGSGGYGVVYKGVLENNTEIAIKKLHQMVGLDDVQFKKEFNNLMRVQHKNIIGLVGYCYEIRHKHIKVDGDYHFSRMEERALCFEYLHRGSLDKYLSDETCGLDWHTRYKIIKGICEGLDYLHNGRPEDQIVHLDLKPANILLDENKMPKIADFGLSRLFGSTQTFTTRTFIGTVGYMPPEYIERRHISMKFDVFSLGVIIIEIMAGQSGRSTSAEMSPQQFIDTVQEKWKKRMQEISSHTSSHEADSLEVKTCIEIAVRCVEPDRKKRPTLREIIDKLNELENVRKALIGQSSAGCKSERLVIDPLEVRFPFEKDRDVSCVLQLTNRSADRVAFAVQVDESKYRAVPDRGVVQPRSRRYIVATSRAQASAPTNLQRDDSFLLRSKRVEGSADDDFAEDFEKLMGKAVDGETMRLPVVYIALPLPPSS, encoded by the exons ATGGATGACAAGGAGAACACGTTAGAGCATGCAAGAGTGATGCCCGTGGACCTTACATACAAAAAGTTAGAAGAAATTACAAATGGTTTCTCTGAGGAGCACAAAGTTGGCAGTGGTGGGTATGGAGTTGTTTACAAG GGAGTACTGGAAAATAACACAGAGATTGCTATCAAGAAGCTACATCAAATGGTAGGACTGGACGATGTGCAATTTAAGAAAGAATTTAATAACCTTATGAGGGTCCAGCATAAGAATATTATAGGGTTAGTTGGATACTGCTATGAAATACGACACAAACATATCAAGGTGGATGGAGATTACCATTTTTCTAGAATGGAAGAAAGAGCACTTTGCTTCGAATATTTGCACCGTGGAAGCCTTGACAAGTATCTTTCTG ATGAAACATGTGGACTTGATTGGCACACACGTTACAAAATAATCAAGGGGATTTGTGAGGGTTTAGATTACCTTCACAATGGTCGTCCAGAAGATCAAATTGTTCATTTGGACTTGAAACCTGCTAATATATTACTGGATGAGAACAAAATGCCAAAAATTGCTGATTTCGGTTTGTCAAGACTCTTTGGTTCAACACAAACTTTTACGACAAGAACTTTTATTGGAACAGT TGGGTACATGCCGCCAGAATACATTGAGAGACGCCATATCTCAATGAAGTTTGATGTATTCAGTTTGGGTGTTATAATCATAGAGATAATGGCAGGACAATCGGGCCGTTCTACAAGTGCTGAAATGTCTCCCCAACAATTTATTGATACT GTACAAGAGAAATGGAAAAAGAGGATGCAGGAAATTTCGAGTCATACATCATCACATGAGGCAGATAGCCTAGAAGTCAAGACATGCATCGAAATAGCTGTAAGGTGTGTAGAACCCGACCGAAAGAAAAGGCCTACTCTGAGGGAGATTATTGATAAACTGAACGAGTTAGAAAATGTGAGGAAGGCACTTATAGGCCAG AGCTCAGCTGGGTGTAAATCGGAGCGCCTTGTGATCGACCCTCTGGAGGTGCGCTTCCCATTTGAGAAGGACAGGGATGTATCCTGCGTGCTGCAGCTGACGAACAGGTCCGCCGATCGCGTGGCGTTCGCCGTGCAGGTGGACGAGTCCAAGTACCGCGCGGTGCCGGACAGGGGCGTCGTGCAGCCGCGGTCCAGGCGGTACATCGTCGCGACGTCGCGAGCGCAGGCGAGCGCGCCGACCAACTTGCAGCGCGACGACTCGTTCCTCCTGCGGAGCAAGAGGGTGGAGGGCAGCGCCGACGACGACTTTGCGGAAGACTTCGAAAAGCTGATGGGCAAGGCGGTGGATGGGGAGACGATGAGGCTGCCGGTTGTCTATATCGCACTGCCTCTACCTCCTAGCAGTTAA
- the LOC4335587 gene encoding wall-associated receptor kinase 2, with protein MAFQFHTLLSAVTIWLGVAAATARLHAAVAGARAPPPPPPPGNCQRKCGDVDIPYPFGVWNGSESDGCAVPGFYLNCDVDDNHVYRPFHGNVEVLSISLPTGQARVTNSISSACYNTSSRDMDYNDWQINFTGTPLTISDADNKFTVVGCQTLAYITDDDNMGKYTSGCVAMCQGGDLTSLATNGSCSGIGCCQTAIPRGLKYYRVRFDTGFNTSEIYNVSRCSYAVLMESKAFSFRTSYVSSLEFNSSNGGRVPLVVDWAIGNETCDKARRKVDTYACVSHNSKCFNSSNGPGYICNCSEGYQGNPYLQDGQHGCTDIDECADPKYPCSVPGTCHNLPGGFECLCPRSRPKGNAFNGTCERDQTLHTGGKVAIGISGFAIVGLVVFLVREVIQHKRSIKRQALQRQTDMYFQQHGGQILLELMKVESSAEFTLYDREKIEVATNNFAKENIVGKGGQGTVYKAVLDGTTVAIKRCNEVDESRRADFVQELVILCRVNHPNIVKLVGCCLQFEAPMLIYEFVQNKTLQELLDLQRSRKFHVTLATRLRIAAESANALAHLHSLPRPILHGDVKPANILLAEGLVAKVSDFGCSTIDEKTQAVVKGTPGYLDPDYLLEYQLTAKNDVYSFGVILLELLTGKKPLSKERTSLIPIFQGAMESGKLVELLDSDIVDEANMGVICQAASLASQCLANPSSSRPTMRQVAEQLRRLALADEVQQCPQPPLVLDGLILTEMGSTTSSWYTGSGTSGVYNLENNVVLSTEFAR; from the exons ATGGCGTTCCAGTTCCACACGCTACTATCAGCCGTAACAATATGGCTGGGCGTAGCGGCTGCTACGGCGAGGCTccatgccgccgtcgccggagcacgagcgccgccgccgccgccgccgcccggcaaCTGCCAAAGGAAGTGCGGCGACGTAGACATCCCCTACCCGTTCGGCGTCTGGAACGGCAGCGAGTCCGACGGCTGCGCCGTTCCAGGCTTCTACCTGAACTGCGACGTCGACGACAACCACGTCTACAGGCCGTTCCACGGGAATGTGGAGGTTCTCAGCATCTCCCTGCCGACCGGGCAGGCCCGGGTGACGAACTCCATCTCCTCCGCTTGCTACAACACCAGCTCCCGCGACATGGACTACAACGACTGGCAGATCAACTTCACCGGCACGCCGCTGACGATCTCCGACGCCGACAACAAGTTCACCGTCGTCGGGTGCCAGACGCTGGCGtacatcaccgacgacgacaACATGGGCAAGTACACGAGCGGGTGCGTCGCCATGTGCCAGGGAGGCGACCTGACGAGCCTCGCCACCAACGGGTCGTGCTCCGGGATAGGCTGCTGCCAGACAGCCATCCCCAGGGGTCTGAAGTACTACCGCGTCAGGTTCGACACGGGCTTCAACACCTCGGAGATCTACAACGTCAGCCGCTGCAGCTACGCGGTGCTGATGGAGTCGAAGGCCTTCAGCTTCCGGACGAGCTACGTGAGCTCGCTGGAATTTAACAGCAGCAACGGTGGCAGGGTGCCGTTGGTGGTGGATTGGGCTATCGGAAACGAGACTTGTGATAAAGCCCGCAGAAAGGTTGACACCTATGCATGTGTCAGCCACAACAGCAAGTGCTTCAACTCGTCCAACGGACCAGGCTACATCTGCAACTGCTCCGAAGGGTACCAAGGTAACCCCTACCTGCAGGACGGGCAGCACGGTTGCACAG ATATAGACGAGTGTGCGGATCCGAAGTACCCTTGTTCCGTGCCTGGAACTTGCCATAATCTTCCTGGCGGGTTCGAGTGCTTATGCCCTCGCAGTCGTCCCAAAGGCAACGCATTCAATGGGACATGCGAGAGAGATCAAACCCTTCATACTGGAGGAAAAGTAGCTATTG GAATTTCCGGTTTTGCTATCGTTGGCCTCGTTGTTTTTCTTGTACGAGAAGTGATCCAGCACAAACGAAGTATCAAAAGACAAGCTCTGCAGAGACAGACTGACATGTATTTTCAACAACACGGAGGACAGATCTTACTAGAACTGATGAAAGTAGAGAGCAGCGCTGAGTTCACCCTCTACGACAGAGAGAAGATCGAGGTAGCCACAAACAATTTCGCCAAGGAGAACATTGTTGGCAAAGGAGGGCAGGGGACCGTTTACAAGGCTGTCCTCGACGGCACCACTGTTGCGATAAAGAGGTGCAACGAGGTTGATGAGAGCAGAAGAGCCGACTTCGTGCAGGAGCTGGTCATACTCTGTCGTGTCAACCACCCAAATATCGTCAAACTAGTCGGCTGCTGCCTGCAGTTCGAGGCCCCCATGCTAATCTATGAGTTCGTGCAGAACAAGACACTGCAAGAGCTACTGGACCTCCAAAGGAGTAGGAAGTTCCACGTCACACTGGCGACCCGCTTAAGGATTGCTGCAGAATCCGCCAATGCACTTGCACATCTCCACTCACTGCCGCGCCCAATACTCCACGGCGACGTGAAGCCAGCCAACATACTTCTTGCTGAAGGATTGGTTGCAAAGGTGTCTGACTTTGGTTGCTCAACGATTGATGAGAAAACCCAAGCTGTTGTAAAAGGTACACCGGGATATCTCGACCCAGACTATCTACTTGAGTACCAGCTCACAGCCAAGAATGATGTATACAGCTTTGGGGTcattcttcttgagctcctaaCGGGTAAGAAGCCACTTTCAAAAGAACGGACGAGCTTGATCCCAATATTTCAAGGGGCAATGGAAAGTGGCAAACTCGTTGAGCTCCTGGACAGTGACATAGTAGATGAAGCCAACATGGGAGTTATCTGTCAGGCAGCATCACTAGCTAGTCAATGCTTGGCTAATCCAAGTTCATCAAGGCCAACAATGAGGCAAGTGGCGGAGCAGCTTCGACGACTAGCATTGGCAGATGAAGTACAACAATGCCCACAACCGCCGCTAGTGCTCGATGGCCTCATCCTCACAGAGATGGGGAGCACAACATCATCATGGTACACAGGAAGTGGAACAAGCGGGGTTTATAACCTTGAGAACAATGTCGTTCTAAGCACAGAATTCGCTAGATGA
- the LOC107275485 gene encoding wall-associated receptor kinase 2, translated as MASYGELTISCLTAIAVAGAALLAGGAEAQCLHTCGGIDIPYPFGIGSDGDCALPFYNIDCNNKKPFYRDVEVLSISLQLGQIRVSTPISSSCYNPFSKRMYSSGWGFNLSYTPFMLSDSNKFTVVGCQSLAYISDPTSNYTSGCASSCPGGKVVSATNRTCSRIGCCQITIPRGMEFCKVSFGESMNTSGIYEHTPCSYAAIMDYSNFTFSTSNLTSLLEFNNTYSGRAPVKFDWAIWGPRDCVEAQKNLTSYACKSDHSVCLNYSSGAKSAYMCNCSKGYHGNPYLQGSNGCEDINECEHPESYPCYGECHNKDGGFDCFCRDGTRGNATIPGGCQKNFLTRKARVAIGVVACILSILFGFLGWEVIRHKRSIKRQALLRQNDEFFQQHGGQLLLEMMKVEGNAGFTLYGRQEIETATNNFNKANIIGEGGQGTVYRAVLGGIAVAIKMCKEIDENRKMEFVQELVILCRVNHPNIVKLLGCCLQFEAPMLVYEFVQNKTLKELLDLQRSTRFHVTLGTRLRIAAESAGAFAHLHSLSHPILHGDVKPANILLAEGLVAKVSDFGCSTIDESTPAVPKGTPGYIDPDYLLEYQLTAKNDVYSFGVILLELLTGKKPFSKERKSLTLMFQEAMVNGTLQDLLDSDIVDEASMRVIHRVAVLASQCLVVPGTTRPSMALVVEELWRLALADELQRYPQPPLVLEELSFLDTGSTSGIYSLDNKAVLSTTFAR; from the exons ATGGCTTCCTATGGTGAGCTAACAATATCATGTCTCACGGCCATAGCTGTTGCTGGGGCGGCgttgctcgccggcggcgcagaGGCGCAATGCCTGCACACCTGCGGCGGCATAGACATCCCTTACCCTTTTGGCATCGGATCTGACGGCGACTGTGCATTGCCTTTTTACAATATCGACTGCAACAACAAAAAACCATTCTACCGAGATGTGGAGGTCCTCAGCATCTCCCTCCAGCTTGGTCAGATCAGGGTGAGCACCCCCATATCTTCTTCTTGCTACAACCCCTTCTCTAAGAGGATGTACTCCAGCGGGTGGGGgttcaacctgtcatacacacctTTCATGCTGTCGGACTCCAACAAGTTCACGGTCGTCGGGTGCCAGTCATTGGCCTACATTTCCGACCCAACCAGCAACTACACGAGCGGCTGCGCGTCCTCCTGCCCGGGTGGTAAAGTGGTGAGCGCCACCAACAGAACCTGCTCCAGGATAGGATGTTGCCAGATAACCATCCCCAGAGGCATGGAATTCTGCAAGGTGTCGTTCGGGGAGAGCATGAACACATCGGGAATCTACGAACACACCCCCTGCAGCTATGCAGCGATAATGGACTACTCGAATTTCACTTTCTCAACCAGCAACTTGACTTCTCTGCTAGAGTTTAACAACACCTACAGTGGCCGAGCGCCGGTGAAGTTTGACTGGGCTATCTGGGGTCCCCGAGACTGCGTGGAAGCGCAGAAAAATCTCACATCGTACGCGTGCAAAAGCGACCATAGCGTGTGCCTCAATTATTCCAGTGGAGCAAAATCAGCCTACATGTGCAACTGCTCCAAAGGATACCATGGCAATCCTTACCTTCAAGGCTCAAATGGTTGTGAAG ATATTAATGAATGTGAACATCCTGAGAGTTACCCGTGCTATGGAGAATGCCACAATAAAGACGGCGGATTTGATTGTTTCTGTCGTGATGGTACACGAGGAAATGCCACTATTCCAGGAGGGTGCCAAAAAAACTTCTTAACGCGAAAGGCACGAGTTGCAATTG GTGTTGTTGCCTGCATATTATCTATCCTCTTCGGTTTCCTTGGATGGGAAGTGATACGGCACAAAAGGAGCATAAAAAGACAAGCTTTATTAAGACAAAACGATGAGTTTTTTCAACAGCACGGAGGACAGCTATTGCTAGAAATGATGAAAGTAGAGGGCAATGCAGGGTTTACACTCTACGGTAGACAAGAGATTGAGACTGCCACAAATAACTTCAACAAAGCGAACATCATTGGGGAAGGAGGGCAGGGAACTGTTTATAGGGCGGTATTGGGTGGAATCGCCGTcgcaattaaaatgtgcaaggAGATTGACGAGAACAGGAAGATGGAATTTGTGCAGGAACTGGTCATACTTTGCCGTGTCAACCATCCCAACATTGTCAAGTTGCTCGGTTGTTGCCTGCAGTTTGAGGCACCCATGCTTGTGTACGAGTTTGTGCAAAACAAAACACTGAAAGAGTTGTTGGATCTCCAAAGGAGCACGAGGTTCCATGTCACACTAGGAACCCGCCTAAGAATTGCTGCGGAATCTGCCGGGGCATTTGCGCATCTGCACTCATTGTCGCACCCTATACTCCATGGTGATGTGAAGCCGGCCAACATCCTACTGGCTGAGGGATTGGTCGCAAAGGTGTCGGACTTTGGCTGCTCAACAATTGATGAGAGTACTCCGGCTGTGCCAAAAGGCACGCCAGGGTATATTGATCCAGACTACCTACTCGAGTATCAACTCACAGCCAAGAATGACGTATATAGCTTCGGTGTTATTCTTCTTGAGCTTTTAACTGGTAAGAAGCCATTCTCAAAAGAAAGGAAGAGCTTGACCTTGATGTTTCAGGAGGCTATGGTAAATGGCACACTCCAGGACCTCCTTGACAGTGACATAGTCGATGAAGCTAGCATGAGAGTAATCCATCGAGTTGCAGTGCTGGCAAGTCAGTGTTTGGTTGTTCCAGGTACAACGAGACCGTCAATGGCTTTAGTGGTGGAGGAGCTCTGGCGGCTTGCGCTAGCAGATGAATTGCAGCGATACCCGCAGCCACCACTGGTGCTTGAGGAGTTGAGCTTTCTGGATACGGGAAGCACCAGTGGGATTTACAGCCTTGATAATAAGGCCGTGTTAAGCACAACATTCGCTAGATGA